The DNA region GTCAACACCAAACTCGACGTACGCGAGCAGGTGTATTCGTCAGCGCCCAAACCGGTGATCACCGAGGACAACCTCGTGGTCAACATCGACACCGTGCTCTACTACCAGATCACCGACCCGCGGGCGGCGGCCTACGAGGTCGCCGACTACCTGCAGGCGATCGATCAGCTCACCGTGACCACGCTGCGGAACGTCATCGGCAGCATGGACCTGGAGGAGACGCTCACCTCACGCGAGGAGATCAACGCCCGCCTCCGCGCCGTACTCGACGACGCCACGGGCAAGTGGGGCATCCGGGTCAACCGCGTGGAGATCAAGGAAATCGATCCGCCGAACACCATCAAAGAGGCGATGGAGAAGCAGATGCGGGCCGAGCGTGACAAGCGCGCGGCCATCCTGCACGCCGAAGGGGAGCGGCAGGCCAAGATCCTTACCGCGGAGGGCACGAAGCAGAAGGACCTCCTGGAAGCGCAGGGGACGCAGCAGGCCATGATCCTGCGAGCGGACGGCGAGGCGAAGGCGGTGGAGCGCGTCTTCCAGGCCGTTCATCGCAACAATGCCGACCCGAAGGTCCTGGCCTACAAATACCTCGAGACGCTCCCGCATCTGGCGAAGAGCGACAACAACACGTTCTGGGTGATCCCGGGCGAGCTGACCGAGGCGGTTCGCGCCGTCACCCACGCGTTCGGCGACCGGTCGTCGATGGGGCTTCCCGAATCCGCCCAAGCGGAGGAAGCAACCACTACCGATACCGACAGCTCGCCGGACGAAGGCGGTGCACCGGAGCTCCAGGCAGGCGCGCCGCTTCCACTCGACGCCGCTGCGGCCGCCGATGAGGTCGCGAAGCAGGCCGCCGCCGTGGTGAGCGACGCCAAGGCCGAGGCCGAAGCCGCAAGGGCGGCCCAGGTACCCGGCCGGGGGCAGGCGTCCGGAGACTGAGCCCCGACGACGAGGCCTTCCGACTTCCCCGCCGTTCCTGTGGCTCTGGGCCACCATTCAAAAGCAATGGCCGGCGGGCGATGGTATCCCCTCGGCACAGCGATACCCGGTAGAACCGAAGACGGTCAGTAGATCGGAGGCCGCTTTCCGGAGCGCGGATATACCTGCCGGCGCGCACCCTCCGTTTCAGGTGCGCCGGGAAGTCTGGTCGGCAATAGCCGCCGCCTGCCCTCGGAGCCCCGATGCCGACGATGTCACCCTCACGGAAGCTCCGGCAGGGCCGCCACGCCTTGCTGCGAATGCTCCACCCTCGTCGCGATCTCGTCGTCATCCGCCTGAGGGGCAACCTCGACGCCGAGCGGGTGAAGGAAACCACCCGGGTCCTGCGCCGTGTGCTCCGCAACGGTCCGAGAGCACTGGAAGTGGACCTCTCCGGCGTCACACACCTCAGCCCTGAGGGAGCCCTCCCACTGTTCCTCGCCGCCCGTGGGGCTCGCGGCCAAGGAGTCCGGTTCACCATCACCCACGCGGATCCACAGGCACAGGCCATGATGCATCGACTCGGCCTTGAGCGATATCTGTCGAACGGCGCCTCAAGCTAGAGTTCCGTGACACTGCATCGGCCGGGGAGTCGGCTCGCTACTTTCCGGGCAACAGGCCACCACGCACCTGCCTCGATGTCGTGCCCCGCTTCTATGCTCCTGCGATGACGTCTCACGAAGGAACGCATCGCACCGTTCTCGTCCGGGTGGGTAGCCGCCATGCCCAGATCGACGAACAGCTCGCACCCACGATCCAGGCGATCTGGGAGTGTGGCCTCGACACGTTCACCTGCTGCCAGGACCTGGCAGAGAGCAACGCGGACTGGCCGGAGAAGCTGCCGCACATGGCGGAGTGGGTCGAGTCCCGCCGTGGGTGGATGCTCATCGACTTCCCGGTCGACAGCGGCCTCGCCTTCCTCTCGGCCGCGGCGAACGCCGGCCCGCGAGACGCCTTCTACGTGCGGATGACTCACTGGGCCGCCCCGGACGCCTGGGATGTGAAAATCAAGCCGATGGACGCGGCGATGTTCCAGGAGGACCAGCCATCGCACTTCGGCCTGCGCCTCCTCCAGGTGAGCTTCCCCGCCTACGACCTGCCGGAACTGACCCGCCGTCTCCGCGAACACGCCGCAGGCCGTACGGTGCCGCCCGCCCCCGCCGATTGGAGCAGCGTCGGCCGCTAGCTTCTGGGTCGGGCCGGTCTGCACCGCAAGCTCCGGCTGAGTACCTGCGTGACCAGGCTGGCCAACTGCAGCGTTCAGTCACCGCTAGGTGGCCGCTTGCCGTTGGTAGTGGCAGTTTCGGGCGCGGGCCTGGTGGCGGCGTCGCCAATGCGACCAGCGGAGTCGGTGCGCGAGGTCGTGGACCCGGCTGGTGAAGGTGGTGAACAGGCGCTGGATCTCGTTGCAGGTCAAGGGGATCAGGTCGTCTGGGGCGGGGTGGTCGCGGCCTTCGGCGGCCGCGGTGACGACGAGGAAGGCGAGGGCGAGCATCGCGAGGGTGACCCAGCGGTGCCAGGAGGTCCAGCGGCGGACCTGGTGCTCGTGCAGGCCCGCCAGGCCCTTGCCGGCCTGGAACGTCTCCTCGACCGTCCAACGTCGTCCGGCCACCCGCACCAGGTCGGACAACGGGACGGGGCGGGCGAGAAGCAGCGGTAGAAGGCGAGTTCGCCACTTCGCCGATTGCGGGCGGACCAGCAGCCACCAGTGCCCGGGCCGATCGGCAGGGCCATGGATGTCGGCCTGGGCCCAGTCGTAGTACCGCTCGCCTAAGGCCCCCGCTCGGGCCGAGCGCCGCTGCCATGCCCGCCCCGGGATCTTCGCCACGATGGCCTTGGCCGGGAACTTCCCCGCCGCCGTGGTGACTTGGTGGTGCTGGAGACCGCCAGGACGTAGCCGGTCCAGCGTTTCCAGCGGGGCCCGCAGGTGCGGGTTGTCGCCGTAGACCTCGTCGCCCGCGACCCAGCGGGCGGGAGAGCCCGTGTCGAGGGCCCGGCCGATCATCCGGGCCGCCTGCACTGGCTTCGTCGCGAAGGCGAGGTCGTCGGGGATGCCGGCGGCCCAGCAGCGGTCGACATCGTCGGTCAACGGGCGCGGCACGTACAGGGCCGGTCGATCGCAGCGTGCCCGCAGGCGGCGGAGTAGACAAGGTAGACGGCGACCTGGGAGTTCTCGATCCGTCCGGCCGTGCCGGTGTACTGGCGCTGGATGCTGACCGTGGCGGTGCCCTTCTTCAGGTCGCCGGTCTCGTCGACCACCAGCACGGCCGCGTCGTCGGCCAGGTGCTCGACCACGTAGGCGCGCACGTCGTCACGGACCGCGTCGGCATCCCACTTCGCGCGGTGCAGCAGGTGCTGCATGCCGTCAGGGGTGGCGTCGCCCGCGTGCTCGGCCAGGGTCCAGCAGTTCTTCCTCGGCAGGTCGGACAGCAGGCCCAGCACCAACGCCGCTGCGGAGACGGCTGCGGCCACCGTTGATCATCATGAGTTGTGTCGACAAACGAGGATCAGGCGGTGGCCGCAGGTCACAGCTAGTACCTGCCCGATGGCGGTCGATGTTCGACCAGCTGACGTTGACCTCCCGGCCCAGGACGAAGGCGTGCACGCCGAACAGTCCCAGGGCGAGCACGCCGATCAGCATCAGGGCGGAGAAGCCGGGTACCCGCATCCGCCTACAGAAGGAGGTCCGCAAGGCGTCGGATCGCGTCTCCCCCGCGGAATCGCCGTCGCCCGGGTCAGTGAGCGTCCTCGTCACGAGCGTGGTCGACGGCCGCTCCACCGTGATCTCCAGCACGCGTCCCGTCCCGGGTCTGCCGAAACGGAACGACGTCCCTGATCCGCCCGCCCCGGGACGCCGCCAGCACAGCGGAGTCCGATACGAAGCGGACCGGCGGGCGGTCGTTGCCTCGCGGCGGCGCGGGCGGACGGTGCGTCAGCGAGGCCCACGCTGACAGAGCCAGTGCGACGAGGATGAGGAGCGAGCCGGCAGCGGCGCGCAGCAGGAGGAGTTCGTCGCCTTGCGCACCAGTACGGCGGCGAGGGTGGCGGCGGTCAGGAATCCGATAGGGACCGCGGCGTTGACGTGTTCGGTCTCGGTCGGATCCGGGAAGGCGAGTTCGCCGATCAGGAGAGCGACGGTGAAACCGATGCCGGCCAGGACCGCGAGGCCGATCGCCCGGCGCTCCGGCCAGGAAGGCACTCCGAGAAAAGCTCGTCGGGCGCGTGGCCGCGTCATGGGCGGGCCTCCGGGGCGTGTCGGTGGGTGGGCACACGGCCCCTCAAACACCGACCAGGCTTCCCGGCACACCTGCGTCATCCTGACGTGCCCGTGGGCCTCACCAGGGCGGCTCCCAGCTGGTCAACTCTGTCCGTCCCGGGTCCGGTAGAGCCTGAGGCTGTTGTTGACGAACAGGTGGACGTACCCGCACGACCAGCAGAGGAGACCGGTCGCCGATTCGTTCGCCCAGGCGAGGTTGAAGAACTCCATCCCCGTGCTGTTGAGCTTCACCTCACGCTCCCAGAAGGTGTCACCGCCGCAGATGAGGCAGCGGACCGGCACTTCTCCGAGCTGTGCGTACACGGGCTTGGCCATGATTCCCCCAAGGTTTCCGGCATCCGGCATCGGGCACGCCCACGGCCGCCCGGGGCCTCATAGTGCTCCCGCACCGCTTGTCAGCGCATTGCCGTACATCGGCAGCCTGGACGCGAACTTGATGCCGATCGCTGTGTGTCGGGCTGCCGTGTCTGTGGGCAGGCTCCAACTAGCGGGCATCGCCGGGACTGCCGCGCCCTCCTGCTGGGCCAAGGAGGCTGCCATGGGTCGCTTCGCCGACGACCAGCGTGCCTTCGCGGACATCGAGCGCCACCTCGTACAGGACGATCCCGTGCCTCGACACGCGGATGAAGACGCTGAACCAGCAGTTCCCGCAAGCTCAGGAAGCCCAGGAGAGCCGCAGCCGTCCACGCAGGAGCCGCCGGCGAGCGGTGGTGGTTGTCCTTGTGGTCATCGCCGTGCTCGGGCTGCTTCTGGCCGCGGTCCTGGGGACAGCCTCCGCGCCACCGGAAGGCGGCGACACAGGTCCCGCGGCCCGGTCCGTCTCCACGTCAGCCCGCCCAGCGACGTGAACCGCCTCGCGCAACGCGACGCGAGCACAGAGGTCCCGGACTGCGGCGCGCCGGGGACCGCCCCGGTGACACGTGGGGGGGGTGAGGGGTCACCGAGGCGGCGTGATCGGCGTAGGCGATTGATCCGCTGGTCAGGAGGCTGAGGAACCGCCAGGCCCGGGAGTTTCGTGGGGCCAGCCGAGGAGGCGGGCGCCGATCATGGCGGTCTGCAGGGTGTACCGGCTCGCGGGGTCGGCGGGATCGACGCCGGTGAGCCGGTGGATCCGGTCGAGGCGGTAGGAGACGGCGCGCACGGACAGGGTGAGGTGGCGCGCGGTCTGGGTGGTGACGCAGCCGGTGTCGAAGAACGCGGTGAGCGTGTCCAGGAGTGGTCCGGCACCTCCACGCGCCGTCCTGAGCGGGCCGAGCACGCTGTTCACAAGGTCTTCCATGGCCTGCCGGTCGCGGGTGAGGACCGGGTAGACGAGCAGGTCGGCGGCATGGAGGACAGGGGCGTCGAGGTCGAGCCGGTCGGCGAGTTCGAGGGCGCGCAAGGCTTCTTCGTAGGACTGGACGACGCCTCCGGGACCGGGCTGAGGGCGGCCGATGGCTGCCTGGCCGCCGCCGGTGGCGGCGAACGCCTGCTTGGCGAAGTAGGTGAGGACATCGCTCTGGTCGCCGGGAGCGACAGCCACGATCCGGCCGCCCTTCGTCGTGAGCAGGATGTCCCGGTCGCCGAACCGGCCGATCAGGGCCCGCTCCACCTGCTGCGGGACCGGGTCTGCCTCGCTGTACGCCTGCGGGCCACGCGCGACCGCGACCGCGTGGGTGTGGGAGAGACGCAGGCCGAACCGTTCGGCCCGCTGGGCGAGGCGTCCCAGGTCACTGCGCCCGTACAGCAGGTCGTCGATGAACTCCCGCCGCTCGGCCTCCTCCTGCCGTACCGCCAGGCGCTGGGCACGCTCGAAGCCCCCGGCGACAGCGTCCACCGACTGCTCGACGGCGGCCAGGAGGTCGAGGACGTCCCGCCGGTCCAGTGGGCCCTCGGGCCAGGCGGCCCGGGCGGCGGCCAGATGGCGGCCGATCAGGGCCCGCAGGCCCAGGGCTTCACGGGCAGCCGCCTGCTCACCGGCCTGCCGGCGGCCACGCACCTCCTCCCGGGTCAGCCGGCGCCCGCTCGCCGCGACATCCGCGAGCAGCGGCCCGTACTCCTCCAGATACGCGTACGACATCTCCCCCTCCTCCACGATCACCGCCCCCTTCTGCCCGACCGAACCGCAAGAACGTCGTAGAGAACGACGCACGCCACCGCCGCACCCACAAGCCCCAGAGCGAGATACGAGCACTCGTCTTGCACCTGGGCTGAAGCCCCGGACGGACGCGGGGCCTCGTCCGCCACCACCGCCCCGTACAGGGTGAGTCCGGCCACGCCGAGCAGTCGCCTCGGGCGTCGCGCGGGCCGCAGCACGGCCGGCCACCAGCCCGCGAGTACGGCGGTGCTCGGCGCGAGGAGGGCGACGGCGCCGCCGGTCAGGAGCGTCCAGCCGGCCCAGCCGCTCACCTCGGCGCCCCTGGCGCGGCTCCGTCTGCCGAACGGCGGGTGCGGTGCCGGTTCAGTTCGAACAGGCCGACCAGGGGGGCGGCCAGGTTCAGGGGGAAGGCGAAGGTCTCGGCCACGACGGTGGTGCCGGTGGCGCGGGTCATGCTGGCCGCGAGCCCGGCGCACAGCAGCAGCGTGGGCAGAGCCCGCCGCCAACGCGGCAGCTCGGTGAGCCACCACACGCGCACGCTGACGACGATGCTGAACATCAGGAGGGCAAGCGCGAACAGGGCGATCAAAACCAGTGTGAGGGGCATGGTCGGTTCCTTCGAGGCAGGCGGAAGGATGTGCCGACCAGACTTCCCGGCTCACCAGCGGACGATCCTAGCGGCGATGGCCCCGTTGTCACGTTTCCTCTCGCCGGCTGAAGCGGTGACGGACTGGGCGGCCCGCCACAGACCGGCGGACAGCGGACATGTGACGATAGCGTCGGCGTCCCCTATGGCAGCTCGGTAAACGCTTCCACGGCCTGGGTCTTTCCGGTGACGATGATGATGTCGCCCTTCTGGACGACCGTGTCGGCCGTGGCATGCGTGAAGGCCTCGCCCGGACGTTTGATGCCGACGACGGTGATGCCGTACCGGCTGCGTACCTGGGACTGGCCGAGGGGCCGTCCGGTGGCGATCTCGGGGGCGACGGTCTTGACGAGGGCGTAGTCGTCGTCGAACTCGATGAAGTCGAGCATGCGGCCGGTGACGAGGTGCGCGACGCGCTCGCCCATCTCGTGCTCGGGCAGGACGACGTGGTGGACGCCGAGGCGTTCGAGGATCTGGCCGTGCTGGCGGCTGACTGCCTTGGCCCAGATGTTCGGGACGCCGGCGTCGAGGAGGTTCGAGCTGATCAGGATGCTCGCCTCGATGGAGCTGCCGATGCCGACGACAGCGCTGGTGAACTCGTTCACGCCGAGCTGGCGCAGGACCTCCGGGTCGGTGGAGTCCGCGACGGCGGTGTGGGTGAGGGTGTCGCTGTACTTCTGGACGAGCCGGGTATCGGTGTCGATGCCCAGGACGTCCCAGCCGCGGCGCATCAGCTCGTTGGCGAGGGAGCTGCCGAAGCGGCCCAGGCCGATGACGGCGACCCTCTGGTCAGCGGTCGCCTTGTACTGGTGGGTGAGCCGCCCGCGGCGGCGCTTGCGCAGGTTGTGCAGGTAGTCAGCCAATGACAGGTCGCTCCTCGGGCAGTTCGTACCGTCGTGCGCGCTCGCGCAGGGCGAGCGCGGAGACCAGGGTGATCGGGCCGATGCGGCCGATGAACATCAGGCCGACGAGGACGAGCTGGCCGATGCCCGGCAGGTCGGCGGTGATGCCGGTGGACAGCCCCACGGTCGCGAAGGCCGAGACGACCTCGAAGAGCACCGCTTCGAACGATGCCTTGCTCACGGAGAGCAGCGTCAGCGTGGCGGCCATGACCAGCCCGACCCCGAGCAGGGCCACGGTCAAGGCCTGGCGCAGGACGTGCGGGGCGAGACGACGGCCGAGGACCACGGAGTGCGTCTCGCCGCGGACCTCGGCGAGGATCGCGGCGGCCAGAACGGCGAAGGTGGTCACCTTGATGCCGCCCGCGGTTCCCGCGCTGCCACCTCCGATGAACATCAGCACGCAGGTCATCAGCAGGGTCGAGGCGTGCATCGAGCCGACGTCGATCGCGTTGAACCCGGCCGTGCGGCTCATCGCCGAGTGGAAGAAGCTGTCGAGAATCTTCCCCCAGACGTCGTGGGTGCCCAGGGTTGCGGGGTTGGTCCACTCCAGCAGACCCGTGAGAACGGTGCCGATGAAGAGGAGACCCACCGTGGTGATGACAGTGAGGCGGGTGTGCAGGGTCCAGTTCCTGCGGCCGGTCGTACGGACCCGGTTGCGGTGGCGCAGCATCTCCAGCAGGACGGGGAAGCCGATCCCGCCGAGGATGACCGCGAGGGCGATCGGCAGGGTCACCCAGGGGTCCTGGGCGTAGCGGGTCAGGCTGTCCGCGTGCAGCCCGAAGCCCGCGTTGTTGAACGCGGACACCGCATGGAAGAAGCCGAGGTAGGCCGCGTCGCCGATCCCGTTCCCGTACCCGAATCGGAAACGCAGGGCCAAGAACGCGCCGACCGCCAGTTCCACCATCAGGGTCGTGCCGGCGACTCCCAGCAGGACCCGGCGTACGTCTCCGATGCCCAGGCTCTTCGTCTCGGCCTGCGCCGTCAGTTGCATGCGCAGGCGCAGGCGGCCCGAGACCAAGAGGGCGAGCATCGACGCCATGGTCATGATGCCGAAGCCGCCGACCTGAATCAGCGCGAGGATCACGCCCTCGCCGAAGCCGCTCCAATACGTACCGGTGTCCACAACGGCGAGCCCCGTAACGCAGACGGCGGAGGTCGAGGTGAACAGAGCGGTCAGCGGGCTGGTCGCAGAACCGTTCTCGGCGGCGGCCGGAAGCATCAGCAGGACGGTGCCGATCGCGACGACGCCCGCGAAGGAGAGCACCACCGTCCGGGCGGGGTGCGCCGAGAAGAACGAGCGGGCACGGCGACGCGCGGCGGTGACCAAGGCGCCTGGACTCCCTCCTGCCGGTGCGTCACACGCACGGTGTCTGCATCACGATCACGTCAAGAACGCGACTGCGACGCGTCAAGGCCGGCCGTCACCTTACCGGTGGTGACCCCGAGCTCGGCCGCAGGCAAGCGGGACGGGAAAGGGAGGGATGTCCGTGAGGCCGCACGGGGGGGGAGCGGCCTCACGGACTGGAACGCATGCTGCATCCCGCAACAAATCCGCCTCTATGACCGCGACACCTCACCTCCTGCAGTGACGCGACAGGCGCACGCATAGGAGGGCGGCATTAAGACGGTGTAAAGACTGCCGAGGTTCGGCAGTGAACCGGAGCGCGGTTCGGTGCGACGATGCCTCGGACGGCGGAGGTAGCCCGGCATCCGAGGGAGCGGGACATGGTCTGGTTTCTTGGTCTCGGCATCGTCGGTCTGGTCCTGCTCGTCCTGTGCCTGGTCTTCGACGGGGTGTTGGAAGGGGTCCTCGACGGACTCGGCGGGGGGCTTGACGGGTTTCTGTCGTTGCCGGTGATCGCCGGGTTCGTGTCGGCTCTGGGTTTCACCGGGGCGATCGTGCTCGGGACCACGGGTACGGGGGTGGGGGCCGCCACCGGTGCGGGCGTGGTCGCGGGGGCCGGCGTGGGGTGGGTGACCTGGCGGTTCAGCCGGGCGCTCATGCGCGACGGCGGCGCGCCCGCACCGCGGGGCGAGGACCTGACGGGCAGCTCGGGATCGGTGGTCACGGCGATCCCGGCCGACGGGTACGGCGAGGTGCTGCTGTATCTCGCGGGCCAGCCGGTGAAGTACGCGGCGAAGTCGGCGTCGGCCGTCGCCCGTGGCAGCGACGTGTGGGTCGAATCCGTGCTCTCGCCGACGTCCGTCGTCGTCCGCCCGGTCGACCGCTGACCAGGTGCCCCCTAGCTGTTCTTCAAGGTTCGTTTCTGATCGAAAGGGGTTCCGATGAGCCCTGTCCTGATGTCCGTCGTGGGCATCGTCGTCCTCGTCGTGCTGCTGGCCCTCGCGGTCGTCACCCGCTACAAGGTGGCGGGCCCCAGTGAGGCGTTCATCATCACCGGCCGGCGGGGGAAGAAGACCACCGACCCGGAAACCGGTCGCGTCTTCACGGACAACAGCGGGCAGAAGGTCGTGGTCGGCGGCGGAGTCTTCGTCGTGCCGTTCGTGCAGCAGAAGTTCAGCCTCGACCTGTCCAGCCGGCACATCCCGGTCGCCGTGCGCGGCGCGGTCACCCTGCGCGGCGTGAAGGCCAACCTCGAAGGCGTCGCGATCGTCAAGGTCGGCGGCACCGAGGACTCGATCCGGGCCGCCGCCCAGCGCTTCCTGATGCAGCAGAACGGCATCGTCGGCTTCACCCAGGAAGTGCTGTCCGGAGCTCTCCGCTCCATCGTGGGCCGGATGTCGGTGGAGGACATCATCCGCGACCGGGCGGCGTTCGCCGGCCAGGTCGCCGAGGAGGCGGAGGCGAGCCTGTCCGGGCAGGGCCTGGTCCTCGACGCCTTCCAGATCCAGGACATCACCACCGAGGGCTCCTACCTGGAGGACCTGGGCCGGCCCGAGGCGGCCCGGGCCAAGCAGGAGGCCGACATCGCCGAAGCCGTCGCCCGGCGGGCCGCCGAGCAGGCCCGGCTGAAGGCCGAGGAGGAGATCGCCGTCGCGCAGCGGACCCTCTACCTGAAGCAGGCCGAGATCAAGGCGCAGACCGACGAGGCGGCCGCCCAGGCCAACGCGGCCGGACCGCTCGCCGAGGCGGCCCGCCAACAGGACATCCTCACCGAACAGGAGAAGGTCGCCACCCGGCAGGCCGCGCTGACCGACCGTCAGCTCGACACCGAGGTCCGCAAGCCCGCCGACGCCGCCCGCTATCAGGCCGAGCAGGAGGCCGAGGCTCGCCGCATCGCCCTGGTGAAGGAGGCCGAGGCCGCCGCCGAGCGGGCCCGGCTGACCGGTGAGGGCGAGAAGGCCCAGCGCGCGGCCCTCGCCGAGGCCGTACGGATCGAGGGCGAGGCCCAGGCCGCCGCCATCGCCGCCAAGGGCTCGGCGGAGGCCGAGGCGATGCTCAAGAAGGCCGACGCCTTCGGGCAGTACGGCGACGCCGCCGTCCTGCAGATGCTGGTCGAGATCCTTCCCCAGGTCGTCGCCAAGGCCGCGGAACCGCTCGCGGCCGTCGACAAGATGACCGTCATCTCCACCGATGGTGCGAGCCAGTTGACCCGTACCGTCACCGACAACGTCGCCCAGGGCATGGAACTGCTCTCCTCCACCACCGGAGTCGACCTCGCCTCGCTGCTTCAGGGCATCACCCAGAAGAAGCCGGCACCCGAGACCGCTCCGGCTCCGGCGGCCCCGAGCACGTCGGTCGAGATCACCGACTAGAGGAAGGGCGGAGGCGCGGTGAGAACCAGTTTCAAGATCCACGCGGGGCTGCAGTTCCTCCTGTCCCTCGCGGGACTTCTCGCGGCGGCGTTCACCGCCGTGCCGCATGGGCGGCAGCGGATCGAGATCACCAGGAGCACGTACGAGGCCCTGCGCAAGGACAAGCAGACGTCGCTCTTCGCGGGATACGGCCTCATCGCAGCCGGCGGTGGCGGCCTGACGCTCGTGTTCGCGAAACTCGACACCTGGTCCGGCACACGATGAGCACGGGCACCCGGCACGGGAAGCCCTACAGCTCCGTCAAGCGACGTCTCCAGAACATCCTGGTCACCATCGGCGGAGTCCTCGCCCTGCTCACGGGCACCGTACTGCTGACCATCGTCCTGCCCCAGGCATCGGCGCAGGAACGGGCCTTCCTGTCCGCCACCGAATGCCGCGTGACGTCCGCACATGACTGCCTGCGAGCGGCCCCGTTCACCGTCGAGTCGGTCACCATCCACGACGGCAAGAACGCGGGTGGACGAATCCGGGTCTCGGGGACAGGAGCCGGCGCGGATCCGGTGGAGTTCAACGGAATCAGCGAGTTCCTGAAGCGGGTGCGCCCGGGGGACCGTGTCACGGGCACGGTGTGGCGGGGCGAGATCGTCGCGCTGTCGGATCGCGAAGGCGGTCAGCGCACAGTCGACCACCCCGTGGGCGACACGGTGCTCGCCATCGGATTCGGCATCCTGCTGCTCGTGAGCGGAGCTCTCGGCACGTACGCCGCGTGGTGGTGGATCCGCTGTCCCGAACGCACCCGGCGAGGGCATCCGCCCGCCCTCGCCGCCGCCGGCTGGACGGCGACCGGCCTGATCGTTCATACCTTCGTAGTGATGGTCGCCCTGGGCAGCCAGGACGGGAACCTCACCCAGTTCCTCGCGTTCTGGGCACCCGGCGCCGTGCTGGCAGGCGTGTTGCTGGCCGGCCGACGAGCCCGCCGCAAGGCACCGCATAAGCCCGCTGTCGGCAGACGGCGGGCTGGGGGATGATCAACCGCAACACATCTCGATGTCACGGGGGAAGACATGAGCGGGTTGCCCCGCCAGGGTGACGTGCCGGCACACGCCGGTGAGCACATGGTGGTCTGCGGCGACGACGGGCTGGCGCGCCGGCTCGCCGTCGAACTGCGGGAGGTCTACCGTCAGCGGGTCGTTCTGGTCGTGCCCGTCGAACATGCCGATGAACGGGCGGCCGACACGGGTGCGCCGAGCAACGACACCCTGAGCGGTGCCGCGGTCGTGCCCGTGCGGGTGGTGGCGGCTCCGGCTCCCACGACCGCGGCCCTGCTCCGTGCGGGAGTGGACCGGGCCGCAGCACTGGCGCTGGTGTACGAGGACGACGAGACCAACCTGCGGGCGGCACTCGCGGCGCGCCGCCTCAGCCCCGGTCTGCGGCTCGTCGTCCGCATGTACAACCGCAAGCTGGGCCAGCACCTGGAGGAGCTCCTCGACCAAGGGGCCCTTGCGGCCGTTCCCGGACTGGACCGGGCCGCTCTGGACGCCTCCACGACCGTGCTCTCCGACGCGGACACCGCCGCGCCGGCACTGGTGGCCACCGCGATAGCCGACACCAACAAGGTCGTCCAGGCCGACGGGTTGCTGCTGCGGGCCGCCGAACGGCCGGTACCCAGCAGGGGTCAGGTGCCGCACCCGGGCCTGTGCACGCTGGCCCTGCTGTCCTCCACGGCCGCCGAACCGGCGGGCTTCGAGGGCTCGGACGCGGGTGGCGCGCCCGGCCCCGAGCTCCTTCCCGACGACCGCACCGTACGCGGTGCCGCGGCACGTGGCACCGTCGTCCTGGAGGCGGTCCGGCATGAGGGACCGGCCCTTCCGGCGCGGCGGCTGGCCCGGCGGGGCGCCCCACTCGGGGAGGTGTTCTCGGCCCGGCTGCGGTGGGCGCTCGCGGGCATCGTCGCCGCCGTTCTCGCCCTCTCCGTCACCTCGACCGTCCTCACTCACGCGGACCCGCTGCACGCCACGTACCTCACCCTGCTGGACCTGTTCTCCATCAACGACCCCGCCGTGGACGAGTCGACCACCCGTCAGGTCCTGCAACTCCTGTCCGGGCTGGTCGGTCTCGCCCTGCTCCCGCTGCTCGTGGCCGGCGCCCTGGAAGCCCTCGGCACCTTCCGTACCGCCGGAGCCCTCCGCCGACCGCCCCGCGGGCTCTCGGACCACATCGTGCTGCTCGGCCTCGGCAAGATCGGCGCCCGCGTCCTGGCCCGCCTGCGCGAACTCGACATCCCCGTCGTCTGCGTCGAGCAGGACCCCGACGCCCGCGGCATCGCCCTCGCCCGCGACCTGGGCGTCCC from Streptomyces fradiae includes:
- a CDS encoding SPFH domain-containing protein, yielding MDPVVIPILVAAIVVVFLVVATVRIVPQARRYNIERFGRYRRTLQPGLNFVVPVADRVNTKLDVREQVYSSAPKPVITEDNLVVNIDTVLYYQITDPRAAAYEVADYLQAIDQLTVTTLRNVIGSMDLEETLTSREEINARLRAVLDDATGKWGIRVNRVEIKEIDPPNTIKEAMEKQMRAERDKRAAILHAEGERQAKILTAEGTKQKDLLEAQGTQQAMILRADGEAKAVERVFQAVHRNNADPKVLAYKYLETLPHLAKSDNNTFWVIPGELTEAVRAVTHAFGDRSSMGLPESAQAEEATTTDTDSSPDEGGAPELQAGAPLPLDAAAAADEVAKQAAAVVSDAKAEAEAARAAQVPGRGQASGD
- a CDS encoding STAS domain-containing protein encodes the protein MLHPRRDLVVIRLRGNLDAERVKETTRVLRRVLRNGPRALEVDLSGVTHLSPEGALPLFLAARGARGQGVRFTITHADPQAQAMMHRLGLERYLSNGASS
- a CDS encoding transposase; amino-acid sequence: MTDDVDRCWAAGIPDDLAFATKPVQAARMIGRALDTGSPARWVAGDEVYGDNPHLRAPLETLDRLRPGGLQHHQVTTAAGKFPAKAIVAKIPGRAWQRRSARAGALGERYYDWAQADIHGPADRPGHWWLLVRPQSAKWRTRLLPLLLARPVPLSDLVRVAGRRWTVEETFQAGKGLAGLHEHQVRRWTSWHRWVTLAMLALAFLVVTAAAEGRDHPAPDDLIPLTCNEIQRLFTTFTSRVHDLAHRLRWSHWRRRHQARARNCHYQRQAAT
- a CDS encoding transposase, which codes for MAAAVSAAALVLGLLSDLPRKNCWTLAEHAGDATPDGMQHLLHRAKWDADAVRDDVRAYVVEHLADDAAVLVVDETGDLKKGTATVSIQRQYTGTAGRIENSQVAVYLVYSAACGHAAIDRPCTCRAR
- a CDS encoding Na+/H+ antiporter NhaA — encoded protein: MPSWPERRAIGLAVLAGIGFTVALLIGELAFPDPTETEHVNAAVPIGFLTAATLAAVLVRKATNSSCCAPLPARSSSSSHWLCQRGPR
- a CDS encoding PucR family transcriptional regulator, which codes for MSYAYLEEYGPLLADVAASGRRLTREEVRGRRQAGEQAAAREALGLRALIGRHLAAARAAWPEGPLDRRDVLDLLAAVEQSVDAVAGGFERAQRLAVRQEEAERREFIDDLLYGRSDLGRLAQRAERFGLRLSHTHAVAVARGPQAYSEADPVPQQVERALIGRFGDRDILLTTKGGRIVAVAPGDQSDVLTYFAKQAFAATGGGQAAIGRPQPGPGGVVQSYEEALRALELADRLDLDAPVLHAADLLVYPVLTRDRQAMEDLVNSVLGPLRTARGGAGPLLDTLTAFFDTGCVTTQTARHLTLSVRAVSYRLDRIHRLTGVDPADPASRYTLQTAMIGARLLGWPHETPGPGGSSAS
- a CDS encoding TrkA family potassium uptake protein → MADYLHNLRKRRRGRLTHQYKATADQRVAVIGLGRFGSSLANELMRRGWDVLGIDTDTRLVQKYSDTLTHTAVADSTDPEVLRQLGVNEFTSAVVGIGSSIEASILISSNLLDAGVPNIWAKAVSRQHGQILERLGVHHVVLPEHEMGERVAHLVTGRMLDFIEFDDDYALVKTVAPEIATGRPLGQSQVRSRYGITVVGIKRPGEAFTHATADTVVQKGDIIIVTGKTQAVEAFTELP